A genomic stretch from Neomonachus schauinslandi chromosome 14, ASM220157v2, whole genome shotgun sequence includes:
- the MTFP1 gene encoding mitochondrial fission process protein 1, protein MSEPPPRDAERDLFRDTWVRYLGYANEVGEAFRSLVPAAVVWLSYGVSSSYVLADAIDKGKKAGAIPSSEAGRSTRVTVAVVDTFVWQALASVAIPGFTINRVCAASLYILGTATRWPLSIRKWTTTALGLLVIPVIVHPIDRSVDFLLDSSLRKLYPSVEKPSSS, encoded by the exons ATGTCCGAGCCACCCCCACGGGATGCGGAGCGCGACCTTTTCCGGGACACGTGGGTGCGGTACCTAG GCTATGCCAATGAGGTGGGAGAGGCATTCCGCTCCCTGGTGCCAGCAGCCGTGGTGTGGCTGAGCTATGGTGTGTCCAGCTCCTACGTGCTGGCCGATGCCATTGACAAGGGCAAGAAGGCGGGAGCT ATACCGAGCTCCGAAGCAGGCCGCAGCACCAGGGTGACCGTGGCTGTGGTGGACACTTTCGTGTGGCAGGCTCTGGCTTCTGTGGCTATCCCAGGCTTCACTATCAACCGTGTGTGTGCTGCCTCTCTCTACATCCTGGGCACGGCCACACGCTGGCCTTTGTCCATCCGCAAGTGGACCACCACTGCACTGGGGCTTCTGGTCATCCCTGTCATCGTCCACCCCATTGACAG GTCAGTGGACTTCCTCCTGGACTCCAGCCTGCGCAAGCTCTACCCCTCAGTGGAGAAGCCCAGCTCCTCCTGA